In a single window of the Micromonospora sp. WMMD1155 genome:
- a CDS encoding glycosyl hydrolase family 65 protein, with product MHTSSATDQPPPAAGTGDDETWRIRRAAADLDRLGETESIFALGNGWIGWRGVLDEGAPCGMPGSYVNGLHERRELSYPEEGYAFPQDSDTVISAPNAALIRLWVDDEPLDIRTGTLRSHERVLDLRTGVLRRDTEWISPSGRGVRIRSTRLVSLPRRPVAAVRYEVEALGTPVELRVCSDLLANEKVPERSDDPRAASVPTDPLTAESYEAGGLDGVLVHRTERSDQRVAVAVSHLVDGPDTVTTTGDGAPDRVRLTVAGRLHPGERLRLTKFAAYEWSAVDDVPAEELAALVSAEADAARADGFDALLADQRAALDAAWQVADVQLDGDPELQQAVRFAMFHLIQAGRPDSDRTISAKGLTGNGYDGHVLWDTETYVLPVLTYLAPAVVRSALNWRHAHLPEARERARELRLTGATFPWRTIGGRECSGYWPAGTAALHVNADIADAVLRYLAATDDKGFLADAGLELLVETARLWHGFGHWSDRGDFHLHGVTGPDEYAALVDDNVFTNLMAKRNLRGAADAAESHPDLAGRLGVDRDEVLGWRAAADAMAIPYDDERGVHQQAAGFTEQPEWDFANTGEDDYPLLLHFPYLELYRKQVVKQADLVLAMQVCPGEFTAAEKARNLTYYEARTVRDSSLSAAPQAVLAAEAGHLDLAYDLFAESVLQDLADLGDKTADGLHLASLAGAWLALVQGFGGLRDDRGVLSFDPRLPRRIDRLAFSLRWRGHRLRVTLTPAEARYELPDAASDTEVEVWHHGEPVRITGAEPVIRPMPPVPDPGPEPQSPPGRRPTRRSAG from the coding sequence GTGCACACCAGTTCGGCCACCGACCAACCACCGCCCGCTGCCGGGACGGGGGACGACGAGACGTGGAGGATCCGGCGTGCGGCGGCGGACCTGGACCGGCTCGGTGAGACCGAGTCGATCTTCGCTCTGGGTAACGGGTGGATCGGGTGGCGCGGTGTCCTCGACGAGGGCGCGCCGTGCGGGATGCCGGGCAGCTACGTCAACGGCCTGCACGAGCGGCGCGAGCTGAGCTACCCCGAGGAGGGGTACGCGTTTCCGCAGGACAGTGACACCGTCATCAGCGCACCGAACGCCGCGCTGATCCGGCTCTGGGTCGACGACGAGCCGCTGGACATCCGGACCGGGACGCTGCGCAGCCACGAACGGGTGCTCGACCTGCGCACCGGTGTGCTGCGCCGGGACACCGAGTGGATCTCCCCTTCCGGCCGGGGAGTGCGGATCCGTAGCACCAGGCTGGTGTCCCTGCCGCGCCGACCGGTGGCCGCCGTCCGGTACGAGGTCGAGGCCCTGGGCACCCCCGTCGAGCTGCGGGTCTGCTCGGACCTGCTGGCCAACGAGAAGGTTCCGGAACGCTCCGACGACCCCCGCGCGGCCTCGGTGCCCACCGACCCGCTGACCGCCGAGTCGTACGAGGCCGGCGGCCTCGACGGGGTGCTGGTGCACCGTACCGAGCGCAGCGACCAACGCGTGGCCGTCGCGGTCAGCCACCTGGTGGACGGGCCGGACACGGTCACCACCACCGGGGACGGCGCCCCGGACCGGGTCCGGCTGACGGTGGCGGGTCGTCTGCATCCGGGGGAGCGGCTGCGGCTGACGAAGTTCGCCGCGTACGAGTGGTCGGCTGTCGACGACGTACCCGCCGAAGAGCTGGCGGCCCTCGTCTCCGCCGAGGCGGACGCGGCCCGCGCGGACGGGTTCGACGCACTCCTCGCCGACCAGCGGGCCGCCCTGGACGCGGCCTGGCAGGTCGCCGACGTGCAGCTCGACGGCGATCCGGAGCTTCAGCAGGCGGTCCGGTTCGCGATGTTCCACCTGATCCAGGCCGGGCGACCGGACTCGGACCGGACGATCTCGGCCAAGGGGTTGACCGGCAACGGCTACGACGGGCACGTCCTCTGGGACACCGAGACCTACGTCCTGCCGGTGCTCACCTACCTGGCCCCGGCGGTGGTCCGCTCGGCGCTGAACTGGCGGCACGCCCACCTGCCGGAGGCCCGGGAGCGAGCCCGCGAGCTGCGGCTGACCGGTGCGACCTTCCCGTGGCGCACCATCGGCGGTCGGGAGTGTTCCGGCTACTGGCCGGCCGGCACGGCCGCGCTGCACGTCAACGCCGACATCGCCGACGCGGTGCTGCGCTACCTGGCGGCCACCGACGACAAGGGGTTCCTCGCCGACGCGGGGTTGGAGTTGCTGGTGGAGACGGCCCGGCTCTGGCACGGCTTCGGCCACTGGTCGGACAGGGGCGACTTCCACCTGCACGGGGTGACCGGCCCGGACGAGTACGCCGCGCTCGTCGACGACAACGTGTTCACCAACCTCATGGCGAAGCGCAACCTGCGGGGCGCGGCGGACGCCGCCGAGAGCCACCCCGACCTGGCCGGACGGCTCGGTGTGGACCGCGACGAAGTGCTCGGGTGGCGGGCCGCCGCCGACGCGATGGCCATCCCGTACGACGACGAGCGCGGGGTGCACCAGCAGGCCGCCGGGTTCACCGAGCAACCCGAGTGGGACTTCGCGAACACCGGCGAGGACGACTACCCGCTGCTGCTGCACTTCCCGTACCTGGAGCTGTACCGCAAGCAGGTGGTGAAGCAGGCCGACCTCGTCCTCGCCATGCAGGTCTGCCCGGGCGAGTTCACCGCCGCCGAGAAGGCCCGCAACCTGACCTACTACGAGGCCCGGACAGTCCGCGACTCGTCGCTGTCGGCCGCGCCACAGGCCGTCCTGGCCGCCGAGGCCGGGCACCTGGATCTGGCGTACGACCTGTTCGCCGAGTCGGTCCTGCAGGACCTGGCGGACCTGGGTGACAAGACCGCCGACGGGCTGCACCTGGCCTCGCTGGCCGGCGCGTGGCTGGCGCTCGTGCAGGGCTTCGGCGGGCTGCGCGACGACCGCGGGGTGCTCTCCTTCGACCCCCGGCTGCCGCGTCGGATCGACCGGTTGGCGTTCAGCCTGCGCTGGCGCGGCCACCGGCTGCGGGTCACGCTGACTCCCGCCGAGGCCCGATACGAACTGCCCGACGCCGCCTCCGACACCGAGGTCGAGGTGTGGCACCACGGCGAGCCAGTACGGATCACCGGCGCCGAGCCGGTCATCCGGCCGATGCCACCGGTGCCCGACCCCGGGCCGGAGCCGCAGTCCCCGCCCGGCCGCCGCCCCACCCGTCGCTCGGCCGGCTGA
- a CDS encoding phosphatase PAP2 family protein yields MADIGSIDVPEISAEWYRDVVDAAAASPEPVQWFVGHATEGVILLLGALLVIAALGRRSGGPRDRALALISPLPALLAYVGSEWFKTVVDEDRPCRTVGQAIIAGACPPPGDWSFPSNHATIAGALAVTTLLLSRRLGLIALPLAALGAFSRVFVGVHYPHDVIAGVLFGALVAVVATPLLARPTAELLRRRARTPIPKLAGRPHP; encoded by the coding sequence ATGGCCGACATCGGCAGCATCGACGTTCCGGAGATCAGCGCCGAGTGGTACCGCGACGTCGTCGACGCCGCCGCCGCCAGCCCCGAGCCGGTGCAGTGGTTCGTCGGGCACGCGACCGAGGGGGTGATCCTGCTGCTCGGCGCGCTGCTGGTGATCGCCGCGCTGGGCCGCCGCTCGGGCGGCCCGCGCGACCGGGCACTCGCGCTGATCTCGCCGCTGCCGGCCCTTCTGGCGTACGTGGGCAGCGAATGGTTCAAGACCGTGGTGGACGAGGATCGCCCGTGCCGGACGGTCGGCCAGGCGATCATCGCGGGCGCCTGCCCGCCCCCTGGCGACTGGTCCTTCCCCAGCAACCACGCCACGATCGCCGGTGCCCTGGCGGTCACCACGCTGCTGCTGTCCCGCCGACTCGGCCTGATCGCGCTGCCACTGGCCGCGCTCGGCGCGTTCTCCCGGGTCTTCGTGGGAGTGCACTACCCGCACGACGTCATCGCGGGCGTGCTGTTCGGCGCTCTGGTCGCCGTGGTGGCGACCCCACTGCTGGCCCGACCCACCGCCGAGTTGCTGCGCCGCCGCGCCCGCACCCCGATCCCCAAGCTGGCCGGCCGCCCGCACCCCTGA
- a CDS encoding A24 family peptidase has translation MRLAALRYAVPPGMPSRTGCDACGAPIGLTRPWPALGPTARCGRCRARVGPPPGAVEAAVLAAVVLLLALAGSSGGALSALAWWLGWTIPAVLVDLAVHRLPDRLTLPAAAGTWLLLGVAALDADPGQWLRAVVAGAGLALFFASTTVLLGRRGFGLGDAKLALGVGALLGWYGWPVLALGLLLAFGLSALLSLGLLAARRAHWNTHLPFGPFLLFGTTGALLLSL, from the coding sequence ATGCGGCTGGCCGCGCTGCGCTACGCCGTACCCCCGGGCATGCCCAGCCGGACCGGCTGCGATGCCTGCGGCGCGCCGATCGGCCTGACCCGGCCCTGGCCGGCGCTCGGGCCGACCGCCCGGTGCGGTCGCTGCCGGGCCCGGGTCGGCCCGCCCCCCGGCGCGGTCGAGGCGGCGGTGCTCGCCGCCGTGGTGCTGCTCCTCGCGCTGGCCGGCTCGTCCGGTGGGGCGCTGTCGGCGCTGGCCTGGTGGCTCGGCTGGACGATCCCGGCGGTCCTCGTCGACCTGGCCGTGCACCGCCTACCCGACCGGCTCACCCTGCCCGCGGCGGCGGGGACCTGGCTGCTGCTCGGCGTCGCCGCGCTCGACGCCGACCCGGGGCAATGGCTGCGTGCGGTCGTCGCCGGTGCCGGCCTGGCGCTCTTCTTCGCCAGCACCACGGTGCTGCTCGGGCGTCGTGGCTTCGGGCTGGGCGACGCCAAGCTGGCCCTCGGTGTGGGAGCCCTGCTCGGCTGGTACGGCTGGCCGGTGCTGGCCCTCGGGCTGCTGCTCGCCTTCGGGCTGTCCGCGCTGCTGAGCCTGGGCCTGCTGGCCGCCCGTCGGGCGCACTGGAACACGCACCTGCCCTTCGGCCCGTTCCTCCTGTTCGGCACGACGGGCGCACTCCTGCTGTCACTCTGA